Within Conger conger chromosome 3, fConCon1.1, whole genome shotgun sequence, the genomic segment AGGtataaacatacactcagtgcacactttattaggtagacctgtaccccagcatattaatgcaaatatacaaTCAACAAATGaagtggcagcaactcaatgcataaaagcatgcagacatggtcaagaggttcagttgttcatATCAAACCTCAGAATAGggcagaaatgtaatctaagtgactttgactatggaattattgttggtgccagacagggtggtttgagtatctaagaAAGTGCTAATCTCCTATGATTTccatgtacaacagtctctagtgtttacAGAGAGTGGTGcgaaaaagcaaaaacatccaatgagcagcagtcctgtgaGCGTAAacaccttgctaatgagagaggtcagaggaaaatggccagacaggtTCAAGCTGcgaggaaggagacagtaactcAAGTTACCCTGCTCAAGTTAACAGTGCtctgcagaagagtatctccaAACACATAACGCGTtagacctctaagtggataggctacagcagcagaagaccaataagtctaaaaaataagtctaataaatatctaataaagtgctcactgagtgtatgagcAATACCTTCATTTGAATTTGTTCTATTACAGTAGAGATACAGGATGATGGGTGTCAATTGTGAAAATGCTGaggacatattttttaaatacacaatGTTGTAATTTCAAGATTCCACATTCAATAgtttattgtaatttatttcCATATTAAGTCACAGGCTAtaactataaaataaaaagtttctTACTTATAAAGGTTTCTCTGGCCTGGCCGCCCAAGGTATTCATTACTGACATAGTAtctgtggaaatgaaaaatattttttgttactgtaatgtaaagcaGAGTTTCAGGTATACCTACATTAGACTATTCATACTCATTTGTTGTGATTCTACACatcacttttctttttcaatccATTTCATATTATTGAACTAACACTTTTTCTCCAGTATGGAGTCTGTGATTTGTACTGTGACAATTCCTGTGGTTAAGAAGCCGTGAGTATTTGCTTTCTCCTGAATTTGGAATGTTCAATCTTGTTCATCACACTCTGTCCTTCATTTGTGAGTGTGCAGACAAGCTTCTGCTGCTTCCATGTAATGTTAGCTGCCACAACACCGCAGTTCGGAAACTTTGAAGTTGCAGCCGTAAGCAATCCCTTCAAACAGTATTAACAGTATCAAACATCTTAGCATATCAAAATCCTCCTCTCCCTGGATAACTTTGGAGCCAACTGTGCATCACACTGCCAGGATCTTGGGTAAAATCAGAACTGGCATGGTTGGGATCTATATCAGCCCGTAGGGCCAAGCCGTGAAACCGTGCCATAACATAATGACCCACCTAGTAGCCCCTTAATTTAAAGCAATCAAAAGCAACATGAAGCACATAAGTCAATAATCTGCTTAACAAGACTTACAGGGCGTCTTTGATCAGTTTGGAAATGGAGATTACCTCCCACTTTCCTGATGTGATGGGGATGGCATTACCCTTCAAACAGAGAAGGCATGGTGAGACATGATGTTTCTCAACCACACAGTCCAGTAGAGAACCCTTACTGCTTATTGCTTATTGCTTCTGCTTCTACTTCTACTTACAGCATGCACATAATGGATGTGCTTATAGCCATTTATGTCACTCATCACTTTGTAAAAACTTGTGTTGTCCGCAGCAAAGACAGGTGAGTCTGgcgaaaactgaaaaaaagatgaAGGGTGTTTGGTTTCACAGTTGAacagaaatagattttttcagTAATAGTGATTAAAAGTGAATTTTTAGTTATTGTGATGCATATATTATGTTACGTATTATTATCTGTGCTATTTCAATTTTAGACGTACTCGCCCAACCCATCCACCATCACTCCTTTCGACATGattctaaaaaagaaaacagaaaaagaactTAACCTCACTTTCACAGTAAGATTCTTCTCATAATATTCTTTAGCGTAATGCTGCTTTCATTCAATGGGTGTATCTTGGATCATTATTTTTGTCACTTCTACTGAACTGGGTGTCATATGATTTATGTAAGACTCATCATTAAGGTATACAGTAAATGCTGCATAATATCTTTTATTGttaaaatgaattttttttaaagttgctTAATTGTCCATGGGAATTGTTCAGATACTGGCACTAGATGGACTTAAAAAGAAGTATGTGCACAGGAGGGACATGGGACACGTACTGCTCCCTCAGTCCAGATGCTCCCAACTAAGTCATAGATCTGTAAAAGGACATAGTTCTGCTTCCTTTTCTGCCACTGGACTGCAATGCGTTCATCTGTAACCCAGGTGACGGAACTCAAATAGTGGTCACTGCAAAAAGGAAATACAACATGGAGAAGACGTCTACTTATCTACTACAGATCTTTTAAGTGGCCCTTCGATGACAATTTCTACAATTTCTTCACATACAATTCAAAGCAGTGCAAAACAGTTTGTTACTTATAATCATCATCCAGCTCAGATCCAAGAACACAGGTGGCCCATGTAATGAACTATACAGAAGTACttgaattgatcaattaagttcTAATAAATAGTACATCCTGCAGCTTTCTGGTGTGAAACAACACCAGAATATTGTTTGATGGACCAGTTTAGGAAATCAACAAAATATTTGTAAGAAAGTTGAATAATCATTGGCAGTCATTGTGAAATGCTATTACTTTGCAAATGTTACGTAAAATGAatcatactgtactttattccTACTGAATTTGGCACTACGACCTCCATGACAGGTGACGTCATTGTAGTATCAGCAACGAACAACTTGACCGTGGGATTTGACGCCCCTGCCTAGATAAGAATGAAATGTATTAGTTAATATATAATACAAAGGTTTACACAGTTAAACCAATTCAAGCATTACCGTATAATATAATACAGAATTATTTTGGAAGAAATTACAATTCAAATGTATGGCCTCCcatagagaaaataaataatcatttcacatacactcagtgagcactttattaggtatttattcaacttgttttttagacttctactgctgtatcctatccacttagaggtttgaggcgttgtgtgtttagagatgctcttcagcataccactgttgtaatgtgtggttatttgcgttactgtctccttcctgtcagctttgatcagtctggccattctcatctgacgtctctcattaacaaggcgtttctgtctggagaattgttgctttttttttttttttgcaaactctagagattaatgtgtgtggaaatcccaggctaccctgtctgccaccaacaatcattccacgatcaaagtcatttagatcacattttttccccattctgatggttgatacgaacattaactgaagctcctgacctgtatctacatgagtgtatgcattgcactgccgccacacaattggctgattagataattgcattaatgtgtaggtgtaataaagtaaaaatgtacctaataaagtgcttggtgagtgtacaatTTAAGtattgtaatatacactcactgatcactttattaggaacacctgtacacctacttattcatgcgattatctaatcagtcaatcgcgtggcagcagtgcaatgtataaaatcatgcagatacgggtcaggagcttcagttaatattcacatcaaccatcagaatgggagaaAAATGTTATCTCTGACATATACTTCTGACATTCAGGAGCCTGTAAACCAGTTAGGGCTGCGTTTCCAGCCTTTCCAGTCTGTGTTTCAAGCCTTCTTAACACTACATTGTTCATAATTTATACCTTAACCTCTACCTTAGCATTTCAGTatgtttcccgaaacgttcttagctaagtatagtataccttctgtaagtgatactttcgtaaggttggtctggaccactcttattGATATTATAAGCTCATTCTGCTGGTGGTCACCACTGTTAcaaccgcaagcctctgaaatcagctgttgctcttagttacatctcaatctgtaaagccatatgtacactaataattctacagttgtagttggctaataatgttactaaaatgccacattaatgggagtgttttcatgcaaagaataaaattgtacattacaatggatgcatgttgcactttattgaacaagTCTAATTGCcttttcaattatatttataaactgcCGATttctggagcgatgtttaaccatagttcttccGTTGTTTTGTTAGACactgtagtcctaaaactggaaaacaatgtttctttattcagcaccACCTCCTTTAATaatatctccatttcgtttgctgtgaagctgtgggatgTATCCACCATAGCttatgctgtttttgtgttggtgtgcttttattgaaaacgtcagcaaatcagagaaaatagttaattacaccagtaatgagatggtgcttctggcaaatcaattgcaaagtcatttaaggcaccatgacaaagatattaaaataatgtaaataaaacatgatgcCAAAGAAGGTGTATTGCCCGGTGGCGTAGTGGGATGAGGTGTGATTCCGCAATCTGAGGTACCGGGTTCTTGCACCCATTTGGTAAAAATGATATTactattaacctttatttatacagggtaagttgtataattctttttaaaaaatgtattctattAATAATTCTATTCCCACCAgtaataaatgcaatatttgtaattattcctgcagtgttttattcataaagaacactactatgtctcataacgcagtcaagcagtcgctgcTTGACTGAATAATCGATCTTTGAGCAAGTCGATGGGCCAAGTAACGTCGCACaaagaagctatcccttaagcaaccacCTAAGGGATAGTTTGGGGAACACGGCTAGAAAAGTAAGCAACTTTAATAAGGTATACTTTTCAAGTCTTCGTAAAAGGCTaaccgttatcgggaaacgcagcccagaTCCATTTAGAATGTACTGTATCTCATAACTAGGGAGTAGTGACATTAAGACTTAACtttttcttccaatttggcCCTGATCTAAAAAAACTATTGAGGGCCCACAACTCATATAATGCTGAAATAATAAGCCAATAACATCATAACACACAATAGAAAATAATGCAGTGTTTCCCACAGGATCGTGGAACGGGGAGAACAACACTTAACCAACAGTTAACAATGTTTGACAACAATGCTGCTAAACAAAGCTTCTATAGTTAATAGTTTGTATAGTTAAGCTCAACTTACAAATTAAAACAGCCGTATCTGAACTAttgcacatttttaaacagGTTTTCCTTGCCACTTGCACCTCTGGAACAAACACAGGAGTGATGTCTTTTTCTTTCAATATGTATTCGCACAAATTAGGCCTATGTTTATTCTCATTTCAACAGGCTAAGCTTTAGTGCTGTTTTCTTTCTGTTAAacattatgtgtgcatgttaagCATAACACTACAAAAACCTGAAGCTTTGTACCACTGTTGTCAATTATGGTTAGCAAAGTGTCGCTTCACTACTATTTGTCAACGTCCAGGTTGGCAGCGGGTCCGTGCACAGGGCTAGCATGGATAATGCCCAGACAAAATCATCCCCATGGCTGTAGTTTTTCATTTAACCAACCACTTTTACCATTAAAATGATGAGCATATTCACTCAAAGAGATTTACAAACAGCTTGCAAAAGTGTAGTCTAAACGACTTCGTAAACGACTTTCTTAACCCAACGCcatatttctgtaaatgtgcaATGGAACGTGTATGGAAAGCTGCAATGGAGCCTGTATTGTCAACTGGTTCCTAGTTGAATGCGACATGAATTTGTCAGTTCAATGTGCTATTAGGACCTTACCTTGGGGTATGGAATAATGACTGTTTGGGGATACTGGTCAGCTCCATACCAAGAATATTCAATGACGGGGACCAATTTGTCATCAAACTGTGCATAGGCCAGGAACTTCCCACTTGGAGACCACCACATTGCATTTTTAGTTGAAAACATCTCCTCTGAAagtaatggggaaaaatgtacatttgagcATTAAAAGCCTTTGGAAAATGTTCTAAATCATATTAACGCCAATATGCAAACCgcaagaaaaatgttttgtcccTTACCTTCATACACCCAGTCAGGGATACCGTTGagaatttcattttcttttccattGGTAGTCACTTGTGTAGGTTCTGCTGTGGCATTTTGTTTTACGTAAACATTGTAATTCCAAACATAGGCCTGTCAGAAAAGCACACTGGCACtagtaatgcattttaatacattgcATTTCtttaagaatgctttcaaacacaaaattatgAATCATTATATTGGCTTTAGGAAGTATATTTACcaagagtaaaataaaaattcacacTTCCCAATTTATTACTTCCTTATAATGTGTGCTAGCAAGAACAATGTATCCTCTTGCACTTTCAATTACATGGATTATGGTGTCATATTCAATTCTTTACAATGGGAGGTGTCCCAATAAATCATGTATCACACCTACCAAACACGGGAGGTGGAGAAGCCAACTCACATACGTTTCTACTGATATTAAGTCATGGCAGAGTAATTACATGTTTTGTAGAAAATGCCACAGAATTTAGCAGAATTTTTGCACATACACTACCATACAAAAATACCCATACaagactgaatgaatgaatgagattgAGTTGTACGCTTACCAGTTTATTTCCGGTAGGAGCCCATGCCAAATTCTGCACCATTTCTGGAATATGGGAATCTATAAATGTGCtaaaaaagtggaaaaactTATTTGCTCAAATTGACAAATTGACAAATTTGACAAATAGCTTTAAGAAGACCCTTATTTATAAATGCGTTAATTAATGTTTGGTGCTCACACAATATCACATGGATTAAAATAATTCACATCACAAagacaataaagcatttttgttGGGTGAGGTTTGTTACATGTCTGTCCACTGTTAACCCTACAAATGTATGCTAATGATAAGGGTTTCTAGTGAATCATTACATGACAATGTATGTATGACACAAGGCAATGCACTTACTTATTTCCCATGTCGAACATAGAATAAGAAGCACTGAAAGAGTGTCTCCAttgctgttgaaaaaaaatgaacaagcaattaactttatttttgatcaagctttttttccccccgaaaGATAgctatttaaatatttctaAAGAATGCTATTCATTACCTTAGTGTAATTGCTCTCAAAACATACATACTTCCGATCGGCAGACACCAAGTAGTTACTTGCTTTTACCTCATCCtggaatataaatatttcaaaaaggGGTGATTGTGAATTTGCATTAAAGTTTaaggaaataaattaattcaatCATTTCACATGAATGAAAAACCTCTCACAAAGTGTTTGCTGTTCAAAAACTCTGAGGCGTTTCCTTCTTGTTCAACACGGTAAATGACTACTGCTCCTTCACTGGTTGTATGGAGGTACTCGTTGTCTGTTGGGGGAAAGAAGAAGAGTATTGAATATTAATTCAAATTATGCTTGCATTCACTTGTAAGTAAAGGTTAAGGAAAATGCTGACATGCCTTTTACTACAATGCTTTTAGGTGAGAGGACAATAAACACCTCCATGTTTTACCTGATATCCAGCGCATATTGTATGATCTATAACGAATGGTGTTGTTGAAATAGTCCTCAAGTGTGTATGTCCTCTTTGGATCAACCACATCATCTTCTTCTGAAGTGGCAGAAACAAAGAATAATATTCACTGTTAAATTGTTACATACCCCATGGCCTTTATAAATATCCAGTACTTCAAATAATtccatgtaaaatataaaatgatatattcaaacaaaatgtaatatgaatCTCTTTGTGGTTCCATACTGCTACATGGAATTTATTAAACTATTTAGGCTTCCCTGTTTTACTACTGAAATGAATTCTATTTGAATGTTTCATAAtcacaatatatacacaatGATGAACTGAAAGACTGCGTCTGAGATCAACATTTGATAATCGTGTATGCTGATAACCAAGCTATTGCAAACAGCGAATTTTCTGCCTGATGCAGGATTGTATCCAGTggagtctgtatgtatttggacagttggtacaatttctgttctctaaagtccagcacattagatttgaaattaattaaacaatgagcttaaagtgcagactgtcccctttaatttgatgcgtgtaggaatcacatccctttttatatgtattctcccattttaggggaccaaaagtaattaaacTGTTGATTTCTAAGCGGAATAGTCAGGtctattcaatcgcttccttagtgcagctTAAGCAtccagtatctagtcttgattctaggcttttgattgccttttggacttcattattggaatttgtcaacatgaaCTGAATatgcagaagcagctgagaagtcATCCGCCCAATTACTTCCAATACTTTGAATCAATTCAATTCCCAGTCTATGTACAGGTTAAACACTGTTCAGAACCATGTCACACTCATAGGAGAAATCATAAATATCAAACCTCGTATAGAAAACAATCAGGGGTGTGTTTcgcgataacggtgtctcttggcgctttacgaagactctctaaggtataccttactaaagttgtttacttttctacctgtgttccccgaactatcacTTAGGGCGTTGCtaaagggatagcttctacgtgcgaagttactaggcccatcgactcgctataagatcgattatgcactccatgcagcgactgtgactgcgttatgagtgaaagtagtgttatttatgaatgaaacactgcaggaatgcttaaaaatattgcatttatcacgactggtgggaacgcattaatagaattaaaaactaaattatccaaccgtatatataattttcgccaaattatAGCCTGTACGGTTAGTGATACGGTTATGGCtacgccatctagcaatacgccttctttggcatatcatgttttattattttaatatctttgccGTTGTGCCTTacatgactttgcaatcagggttgatttggcagaagcaccatcacataaCTAATTGTGTAATTCACAATTTTCTCTAATtggctgacgttttcaataagcgcaccaacaagcaaaacgcaccaacacgatttaaaaaaaagaagaagaagaaaaaattaaCATAAGATatggcagaaaaaaacaacGAAAAAAGccgtcccacagcttcacagcaaacgaaatggagatattgttatacgtggcgctgaataaagaaacattattttccagttttaggactacggcgTCCAACAACaccaagaaagaactatggttgaATgtcgctccagcacacagagagtgggaaatcgtcggcttatgaatatcatttaaagggcaattaggcaacatgttcaaaaaagtgcaacatgcaacaAGTATTCTTTGcatattttagtaatattattagccaactacaactgtagaattattagtgtacatattgcataacagattgagatgtgaAGTGCAACAGCTgctttcagaggcttgcggtcgtaacagtggtggccactagcggagtgagctgacaacatcgctaaggtatagctaagagtggtccagaccaaccttacgaaagtacgacgtacagaaggtatatgatagctgccaactctcacgctttcggcgtgagacacacgcatttgcatgtgcgtgtgaaaacaggcaaatgcgtgtgtctcacgccgaaagcgtgagttggcagctatggtatacttagctaagaacgtttcgaGAAACAGGCTGAAACGTTAAGTTAGAGctcaaggtacaacttacgaacgacgtagcattaagaaggcttcgggaaacgcaccccaggTCATTTTCCCTTCAGTATCATGGATGGCAGGTTTCTTTACGGGTTGtatgtttgttattgtttttatggTGGCCCATAGTTTTTAGAATTGGTAGTGGAATTTAGATCAAGCTGCCAAAAGCACTATAACACTACCTTTCATACCAAACATCAGCTCAAACATCTTGAAATGAGCAATGAAGGCAATAAATTATATCAAGCTGAATTTCAGCTCAAGTGGGCCTActgattcttttttaaataaatcaaagtAATCGAACAATGCATGCATAGTGGATATGATTAGGCTatataataaaaagaataacgATGATTGGCTAATACACCTGAAATATCACCTTTCAATAACTTTTTTAATGCAATAGGCCTACAATGAATTTAAGTAAATTGCACAAACTACATATACTGTGATGTTTTTTGGGGTACTTACAAACAATGACTATCATCAGTATGATGTACAGATTATCATGATGTAATTGTCAAATCAACATTGCAACAacgcagtaaaatgttcagtgttaactcTCGCAGATGCCTGTAGGTATCATACTGTGTGAGCCAAGAGTTTCCTACGTACATGATAATATTATATTAACAAATAATAAATTCTCTTTACTTCAAAACCGAGGGTTAAACTTACCATTCAAAAATATTGCGGTTGGTACCGCGATTAATGTGACGACGACTGCTGCCCCTATGATCCCTAGAACCACCTTGCCAATTACCTTTAAAgatgaaagcaaaataaataaataaatgtgtaaagGTTAAGGGACACATGCCATTCAGACTCGTAGTTTACTCTTTACAGGTATATACAACTGTATATGCAAGTGTGCTATAGAATCACAAATGTATATATACCTCTGgtcaaaaaagtacaaatgcatATAAATAAACATCAGTAACTCACCATAATTGTGCTGGGGACTTGATATTCACAGGTGAAAATGGCAAGTTATTATAATTCCTCATTGACGGGGAGCGAATGAGGATTTATCTCCTTTTTGCTAGCAAACCAAATTGCAATGAAGCTCATAGGGTTCTGCAGTTTTGGTTAAAAATTAACTTTACTTGGTTGTAAAAGGGGATAATAAACGTAAGTGAGATTAAAGATCCTGGGGTTAAAACTGGCTCTCTTTGCTGGACCATTGAACTTCAGGACACACTGAAAGTAGATGCTGTATATTGATATAGTAGTTGCCAAATAGAAGTTTATAAATCTGCACACAACTTCTTGAGTGAAGAAATCGAACCGGTAGTGGAAATACTTTCTATTGGCCATCTAAAGATCACTTCCATTAAGACATACATTATGAAGGCAAGCCTACTACGCAGGAATTGTACCCCTGCTCTGGTCCTGTGCTCTCCCTTCTTGCAAGGATATCTCCTGGCACAGGCTATAGAACTCCGCTGCCTGACTTGTCTTCAATATTCCAAAGTTATCACATGCCACTCCCCTGCTGAGGTCACCCCATTCATTGCCTTCTGGCCTACAGCGCACTCAACAGCAGAGACCACTTCCTACCTACAGGACGTAATTCAACCCTACACACCAACCACTCCGCTCGGATATCTGTGTGAATGGTTCTCGCTTGTCCCATTTCCCCATTCCTCTACAAACCAATAAcagtctccaaaggcaatcaaaagaatcaagactagttactgaatgctttcgtatacctgcactatggaagtgattgaatacaccggactaatcagaaacaacagATAAGCCTGTCCACTTACCTTTGGTCCCCTAatatggagggactatgtataaaaagggacaTAATTCCTAAAAGGATCCCCTGATATAGCtctaaataccctcaaatgaaaggtgacagtctgcatctTAACCtcactttgtttcatttcaaattcaatgtgctggagtacagagcaaaaagaataggaattgtaccactgtccaaatacagactgcactgtacactcagtgatcgctttattaggtagacctgtacaccagcttattaacgcaaatatttaatcagccaatcatgtggcagcaactgaatacatacaagcatgcagacacgctcagttgtttttcaaacaaaatgtctgaatggggaagaaatgtgatctaagtgactttgaccatggaatgattgatgctgccagacagggtggtttgagtatcttagaaaatgctgatctcgtgggattttcatgcacaacagtctctagagtttgcagagaatggtgccaaaaacaaaaaacatccagtgagcagcagttctgtgggcaaaaacacgttaatgagagaggtcagaggagaatggccagactggtcaaagctgacaggaaggtgacagtaatgctgagtgctcactgagtgtatataaccattatatacagtggcttcagaaagtattcagaccccttcactttttgcacacgttgtatatttaaatttaaatttataaaattggTATGTCTGCCTATCAATCGACCCTCAATAACCAATAATGGCAAAGTGAAAAACATGGTTTAGAAATTAATGAggtgaaatctctcatttacagaaGTATTCAG encodes:
- the LOC133123473 gene encoding dipeptidyl peptidase 4-like yields the protein MQTVTFHLRVIGKVVLGIIGAAVVVTLIAVPTAIFLNEEDDVVDPKRTYTLEDYFNNTIRYRSYNMRWISDNEYLHTTSEGAVVIYRVEQEGNASEFLNSKHFDEVKASNYLVSADRKYVCFESNYTKQWRHSFSASYSMFDMGNNTFIDSHIPEMVQNLAWAPTGNKLAYVWNYNVYVKQNATAEPTQVTTNGKENEILNGIPDWVYEEEMFSTKNAMWWSPSGKFLAYAQFDDKLVPVIEYSWYGADQYPQTVIIPYPKAGASNPTVKLFVADTTMTSPVMEVVVPNSVGINDHYLSSVTWVTDERIAVQWQKRKQNYVLLQIYDLVGSIWTEGANHVERSDGGWVGRFSPDSPVFAADNTSFYKVMSDINGYKHIHYVHAGNAIPITSGKWEVISISKLIKDALYYVSNEYLGRPGQRNLYKISITSSGHSPPECLTCAVREERCQYNSAYFSEEASFYRMDCYGPGLPLFLLYNNSGNPREIQVLEDNKGLEQILSEIQMPTMRRGTVKLNGFDLWYQMTLPPHFDESKQYPLLIDVYAGPSSQKVNYVFQLNWATYLASTENVIVASFDGRGSGFQGDEIMHAIYRQLGTFEVEDQISATRKFIDMNFIDKDRVAIWGWSYGGYVTSMALGSGSGVFKCGMAVAPVSKWEYYDSIYTERYMNEPSDNLESYENSTVTARAPNFKSVEYLLVHGTADDNVHFQQAAQISRALVEAEVDFEAMWYTDKDHGLDGSAHQHVYTHMSHFLQKCFAK